The proteins below are encoded in one region of Deltaproteobacteria bacterium:
- a CDS encoding RDD family protein, giving the protein MIDTVHAVQTPEGVDLALRVAGPVPRALAWGVDTLLQGGIALALQVAFAGFAGLGTGLYLIGLFALLWFYPVLFEVRAHGQTPGKRLLGLRVLQENGTPVGWSASVLRNFLLVADFLPALYLAGLASMLADASFRRLGDLAAGTLVVHTDTPRARLTPIPEVTPLAPDFPLGLEEQAAVIAFAERAGSLSAERAAELAAIPRSLVGDSDPRSRLIAHAAYLVGRRA; this is encoded by the coding sequence ATGATCGACACCGTTCACGCCGTGCAGACGCCGGAGGGAGTCGACCTGGCGCTGCGCGTGGCGGGGCCGGTGCCGCGGGCGCTCGCCTGGGGCGTGGACACGCTGCTGCAGGGCGGGATCGCGCTCGCGCTCCAGGTCGCGTTCGCCGGCTTCGCGGGGCTGGGCACCGGCCTGTACCTGATCGGGCTCTTCGCGCTGCTCTGGTTCTACCCGGTTCTCTTCGAGGTTCGCGCCCACGGGCAGACGCCGGGGAAGCGGCTTCTGGGCCTGCGCGTGCTGCAGGAGAACGGAACGCCCGTGGGCTGGTCGGCGTCGGTGCTGCGCAACTTCCTGCTGGTCGCCGACTTCCTGCCCGCGCTCTATCTGGCGGGACTGGCTTCGATGCTCGCGGACGCGAGCTTTCGCAGGCTCGGCGATCTCGCCGCCGGGACGCTGGTCGTGCACACCGATACTCCTCGTGCGCGACTGACTCCGATTCCCGAGGTGACTCCGCTCGCGCCCGACTTCCCGCTCGGGCTCGAGGAGCAGGCGGCCGTGATCGCGTTCGCGGAGCGAGCCGGCAGTCTCTCGGCCGAGCGCGCGGCGGAGCTCGCCGCGATTCCCCGCTCGCTCGTCGGCGACTCCGATCCTCGATCGCGGCTGATCGCGCACGCCGCGTATCTGGTCGGGCGCAGGGCGTGA
- a CDS encoding TIGR03621 family F420-dependent LLM class oxidoreductase produces MPRPFRFAVQVSTLPADGWIERVRRYERLGYSTVFCPDHFGSQWDPTATLSAAAAVTTKLNVGSLVYDVDYRHPVIHAKGAATIQLLSGGRHEFGIGAGWMQTDYDEAGIAYDRPGVRIERLGEALEIIRSMWENERTSFRGKHYRIENIAQAAPLPAGGRPKILIGGGGPRVLRLAGRHADIVGINPRLEEGKVTQHTAADLAPERLDEKVRSVREGAERARRSFGEIELNSLTFIVAITDDPKGVRAGLAANTGMSVEQVADCPIFLTGSPAEIRDRLEKRRERFGISYIVIHGADQGVVEKFAEQIVTPLSGK; encoded by the coding sequence ATGCCCAGACCCTTCCGCTTCGCAGTCCAGGTCTCGACGCTGCCCGCCGACGGCTGGATCGAGCGCGTTCGCCGCTACGAACGGCTCGGCTACTCGACGGTCTTCTGTCCGGATCACTTCGGCTCGCAGTGGGATCCGACGGCGACGCTTTCGGCGGCGGCGGCCGTGACGACCAAGCTCAACGTCGGGTCGCTGGTCTACGACGTGGACTACCGCCACCCGGTGATCCACGCGAAGGGCGCGGCGACCATCCAGCTTCTCTCCGGCGGCCGGCACGAGTTCGGGATCGGCGCGGGCTGGATGCAGACCGACTACGACGAGGCGGGGATCGCCTACGACCGACCCGGCGTCCGCATCGAGCGGCTCGGCGAGGCGCTCGAGATCATCCGCAGCATGTGGGAGAACGAGCGCACGAGCTTTCGCGGCAAGCACTACCGGATCGAGAACATCGCGCAGGCCGCGCCGCTTCCCGCGGGCGGACGGCCGAAGATCCTGATCGGCGGCGGCGGGCCGCGGGTGCTGCGGCTGGCCGGCCGCCACGCCGACATCGTCGGCATCAACCCGAGGCTCGAGGAGGGCAAGGTCACGCAGCACACCGCCGCGGACCTCGCGCCCGAGCGCCTCGACGAGAAGGTTCGCAGCGTGCGCGAGGGCGCAGAGCGCGCGCGCCGGAGCTTCGGCGAGATCGAGCTGAACTCGCTCACGTTCATCGTCGCGATCACGGACGATCCGAAGGGCGTGCGCGCGGGGCTCGCCGCCAACACCGGCATGAGCGTGGAGCAGGTCGCCGACTGCCCGATCTTCCTCACCGGCTCTCCCGCCGAGATCCGCGACCGGCTCGAGAAGCGGCGCGAGCGCTTCGGGATCTCGTACATCGTGATCCACGGCGCGGACCAGGGCGTCGTCGAGAAGTTCGCGGAGCAGATCGTGACGCCGCTGTCCGGGAAGTGA